Proteins encoded within one genomic window of Prochlorococcus marinus str. MIT 9515:
- a CDS encoding PD-(D/E)XK nuclease family protein, translating to MIDLKRNSKKEPVKATGLRTRASSSYSPNQKQDFKISRGRFSNFLTCKRCFYLDRVKGLDPPGTPGWTLNETTDLLLKKEFDFCRERQIPHRLFIDNDLSHLVPFDHPQIDDWRNSLHKGLMLRHKDTNIILTGGVDDIWQHKITKQLIVVDYKSQAKLGRVDKKDYLDDPYHAGYKIQMDFYAYLLKGMGFDVHKTAYFLVCNAKRDDEEFNKRMNFDEYLVPYDWNVDWIEEEIDEMVALMNNEKIPEPNLSCKNCAYSEQYAKLVYNPLKIEGEEIQGNLF from the coding sequence ATGATAGATCTTAAAAGAAATAGTAAAAAGGAACCTGTTAAAGCAACTGGATTAAGAACGCGAGCATCTTCTTCTTATTCTCCTAATCAGAAACAAGATTTTAAAATTAGTAGAGGAAGGTTTTCTAATTTTTTAACCTGCAAAAGATGTTTTTACCTGGATAGAGTTAAAGGATTAGATCCACCAGGAACACCTGGATGGACTTTAAATGAGACTACTGATTTACTATTAAAAAAAGAGTTCGATTTTTGTCGAGAAAGACAAATACCGCATAGATTATTTATTGATAATGATTTAAGTCATCTAGTTCCTTTTGATCATCCTCAAATCGATGATTGGCGTAATTCTCTTCATAAAGGATTGATGCTTCGTCATAAGGATACAAACATTATATTGACTGGAGGAGTTGATGATATTTGGCAGCATAAGATTACAAAGCAATTAATAGTTGTTGATTACAAATCTCAGGCAAAACTTGGAAGAGTAGATAAAAAAGATTATCTTGATGATCCTTATCATGCAGGATATAAAATTCAAATGGACTTTTATGCATATCTTTTAAAAGGTATGGGATTTGATGTTCATAAAACAGCTTATTTTCTAGTTTGTAATGCGAAAAGAGATGATGAAGAATTTAATAAAAGAATGAATTTTGATGAATATTTAGTTCCCTATGATTGGAATGTTGATTGGATTGAAGAAGAAATAGATGAAATGGTTGCTTTGATGAATAATGAAAAGATTCCTGAACCAAATTTGTCCTGTAAAAACTGTGCTTATTCTGAGCAATATGCCAAATTGGTCTATAACCCTTTAAAAATTGAGGGTGAAGAAATTCAAGGAAATCTTTTTTAA